A window of Ruminiclostridium herbifermentans genomic DNA:
GCCTTTGCATGAGCCATTTTCCCTGCTCCATTTGGTCCATTAAAGTAGAAAATTTGCTTGCTGCCTTTTTCTTTATTTTTGCGATAATATTCTATAAAACTAACAATATTTTTCTCCAAATGGGTATTTTCATTATCTTTTCTTATATCCTCTGGTAAAATCATTTCTGCTACATTTGCTAAACGTGCATCTAACACTTGAGCATCTAGTAAGTAATTTACAACCCATTCATCCAGCTTCAAATGACGTGCTATCATTGGAATGCGTCTATCACTTATGTCTCCCTGAAGTTCCATTAAATACTTTACAAGCGGAGCTTGTTGGTCAAATACACAACGGGCGTATATTTTTTCACTCTCTGTTTTTGTAAACAGCTTTAATACAAGGTCTATGCTCGGACTTTTTACTGTTATATCATCTTGGAAATAACCAAAAATCTTCTCGTATTTTCTGTTAACTTCAGGTAATAGACAGAGTATAATGCAATTTATCTCAAAAGAGCTTAGTCCAAATAGCTTTGAAATATATGGAACTGAAAGGTGAATCCCATTGTTCAAACTAGCTTCTAGCTTTTGTGATATTACTTTATTTAACATTGCTAATTCAGCTTCTATAAGATATTTATCATATTGTTCATCACCGTTTCCAAAAAGCAAACTATATACCTCATCTATTGTCATAGCATCACTAATATATGAATTGTGATTTGTACTTTCATTCTGTGCTTCTGACAACATATATAGTTTTAGCAGCAAATCCATACGCTTAAATTCATCTGCCAAATGTTCCAAGCTGGACATATACATATCTAACATTTCACACTCTCCCAATTCCCTAATCTTGTGCTGATTGTAATTGATTCTATTACTATTTTTCGTTTTTCAATATATATGGTAATATTGGGTGGCGATTTACAACTAAGGTTTAAAAAGTTATTGATTAATTATTGTGAATTAAATGCTCGTTAACACCTATAATCAAAACCTAAACGCTTGTCGCATCAAGACGTCTATCCACACTTGTTCTTTCTAAACTTAAGCTCAGATTTGATACTTTTATCTATAACCTCAAGTAAGATAATAAGATTTTTCAGCTTGAAATCTGACGTCCAAAGGCTTTGAAAAAGTCTGCCGTATTCAGCATCACATAGCAGCTTATCCTCAGGACATGCATTTAATGCCGCTGCGTTTTGTTCCCTTACTTTTTTTAATAGTTCAATAACGCTGTTTAATTCGCTATTAATTTCTTCCATTTGTTTACCTCCTGATAAAAATAATTAAAATAACTTTAAAATGATAAGTATGAAAGCTTCATTTCCCCACTAGAAAAGCTGAGGTTATACACTTAACACGTTCAACTTTTGTTAAGGCAGAATACCTTAAAAATATTTAAATGCTTTGAACTCAAATAAAAAACACATTTAAATTTATAAAAGCACTGCTTAACATTAATTTGAAAACTTAAATTCTTATTGATTTCATTTTTTTGGATATTTAAAAACTCACTCGCATATTAAGTAAATTGGAGAGGGGAAATACAACTGGATTTTTTTGAAAAGTGATTTAGAACAACATTATTTTTTGTTACCCATTAAATAAATACACTTTGGTATTACCAAGTTTATAAAATTGAATTTAAAACCCTGTTACCCTGTCTGCTACGTTAGTCTTTTCCCTTTCCAGCGGAACTAAAATTAACTGGTGCTACCCCACTAAATTGAGCCAACTTATCTGAGTTAGGAAACCTTTCAATATTACCTATCTCTGAAATAATGCTTGCTGCTGTGATAAGGTTTATACCCGGCATGGTATGAAGCTTATAGCCTGTAAGCTGAACTTGCCTTTCCAATTTCCTGACGATATCCTCATTTTCCTGCTTCCTGAACTTTAATTCTCGCACAAGACTTCTGATAACAAGGTCACGCTCGTCTTGATAATCCTTCTCTTTAGGGCTGTTCACTTCTGACAACCTTAAAATATCCTGTACCTTTTTCTCGGTCATACCCCTATGTACCTGCCTTAATTCCTGCAGTAATCCTTCCGGCTGCGTACCTTTGAGGTGTTTGGGATGTGGGTATGTCTCCCAAAAGTACATAGCTGTCTTGGTGTCAACATCACAAAAATATTCCTTGTAGCTTGGGTAAACATATGTAAGCTGGGCATTTAGCTGATTTTTAGCAATAATAATCCCTTGTACAAGCGAATCCCTTCTTTTTACCAATTGACGGATTGTCCAAAATAAATCATCATGGCTCTCATCTGGCAGTGTGTCCAACATGTCCCTAAGTATTTTTGCTACAAAGAAAGCATCATAGGAGTCATCTTTTTTTGAAATAGGGCTACTATTGCGCATTGCATCTGTGTAAGCAGGATTTACATGCTTGACAGTATATTTATGCCCCAAAAGGTAGGAAGCAAAGTTCCGTCCAAAGCCTCTGGTATCCTCTAATCCAAATATAGGCTGTAAATCACCATACAGCTTTTTCACATCAGTCATGAATTTATCATATGCAGATGGTCTGTTGGCAAAGGTGATTTCTCCTATTTTGTTAGTCCAGCAGTCCATAACCACCGCTGTATGTGAGCAATTTCAACTGGTCCAAATTCACTTTTAAGTCTTTTAGTTGAATACCCATTCCTGCTATTGTCCGTTAATTTACAACTTGAATCATCTCTTGAATATCCAAGAGACATATCCATTTCAGCTTCAAGCATTTCTTGAAGAACATCCTTAAAAGCCTCCTTCAAAAATGACATGATATCTCCTGGATTTTTAAAATCATTCTCCTGAATTATTTCCTGAATAAAGTCTTTTGGTAAAACACTCATAAAAAAATCTCCTCTCTGTTAATACTTAAATTCTTAACCAAAGAGGAGTATTTCCCTTGATTCATACACAAAATTTTTTACAGCGTTAGTACTAAAGCATGATTGCAAGCAATCACGCCCCAAGACTTGACAAAGAGCCAAAAAAACAGCTGATAGATTTTTACGTCTATCAACTGCTTTTGTGTAAATCATATTGAATTATCACTAGTAACTTTCTCAATTAATTTTTTATTATAATTATACCTTTTGGATAATCCCAATTTAAGCTATTGATAAAAATATCAACTGCTTCCTTTGCACTAGTAACAAAGTATTTATTATCTATACGCTCGTCTTCAATTTCATTAATTATACAAAAATCTTCCAACGTGTTATATAGTTCATATATAAATTTAATCACTTTATTATCATGTATATTTAACTCATGTTTATTTACACTAAGTTCTAATCTCTGGATATTATTACCCACTAAATAAAGTGCAATATTATTAGATACATCATATCCACTTCCAATCATACTCTGAAAGTAGCTCAAATCGATAATCTCACGGAATTTTAACGATATATCATATGTAAACTCTCTTGGATTACGAGAAAATATTTCTCCACCCCATTCAGCCATTATCTCCGCAAGGTTTGTTTTACTTAAATCATTTTTTGGTATAAGAACAGAAAACATATAATCCATAATAACCTCTTTTCTAATACTTCATTATTATCGTAACTTAGTTGGTTCCCCTCGTAACCATCCACCACCATTTTCCCATTCATATGTGAATATGTGCTGATGTGGATTCGTATGATACTGTGGAGTACAATGGTCTGTCCAATGAACTTCACTCAATGGAACATTTTGTCCATTAGCGGTAGGCCAACTACCTTCTGGAAATGTAGCTGATTGTCTATAAACTTCGCCTGTTTTAGAACTTATTTTCCCTCCTAAGACTGTATGAGGACCTTGTGCGTTTGGATCTGGAAGTGGTATGTCTTGGCCATTCACTCTTTGCTTTGCTAATGGTATCGGATTACCATTAGCATCTTTTGATATGTATACGTCAGTCTGTGAGCCTCCCTTGGTAGCCTCACTTACTCCCGCATTATAGATATTCTATACTGCGGTTTAATCCTGTAAGCTCTTTTTACCACTAAAAATCACAATCTATTTAAAGCCTCTTTTTAAAGGATTTTTTACAATTTTTACAACTCTATTTTACCATAATGATAGTTCCAAACAACATCAATCTTCTAATTTTTCAAAAGGCTTGTATTCGGTCTTTGTCCGCATCATGCCATATATAATCCTTACAGCTCTTCTTGACACACAAACAAGAGCTTGAGGCTTACTTTTACCTTCTCTAAGCTTGCTTTCAAAATACTCTCTGAATACCGGATGCCTTGCTTTACCGTTAGGATTTACCTGCACCAATTATAAACTGTCAAGGAAAAATGTATAAAAAGTATTAAATAATTATGTACAACTATTCTCCTTGCTTCATATGATCCTTTAATCTGTATGACTTTCCAGATATAGATATTACATGTGCATGGTGCAATACCCTGTCAAGTATTGCATTGGCTACAACTGCGTCATAGAATACACCATCCCATTCGTTGAAATTCATGTTTGTTGTAAGAATGGTACTTTTTCTCTCATATCTCATATCTATAAGCTGAAAAAACATATTAGAATCTTCTTTATCAATGGGTAAGTAGCCAAGTTCATCAATGATAAGTAGTCTGTAATGGCAGAAGTGTCTGAGTCTTACATCAAGTCTGTTTTCCAGTTTTGCTTTCTTTAGTTGCTGCAATAAATCATGACATTTGATAAAATATGTGCTAGTACGTTTCTTTGCTGCAGCTATTCCTATTGATGTTGCCAGATGAGTCTTTCCAACACCACTTGGACCAAGAAATACTATATTCTCATTTCTTTCAAGAAAACCAAGCGTGCAAAGTTCTTGTATTTCTTGCTGATTTACTGACGGCTGAAAATTGAAATCATAATCTTTCAATTCCTTTACAAAAGGAAATGCTGCTGCTTTAATCATAGATCTAGATGCTTTGGCCTCCTTAAAATCAACTTCGTAATTACTAAGTCTCAGTAGTCCTTCTGTAAACGAAAGATTGTTGGATGTCACAAAATTAGATATTTCATCAAGATGAATTACCATTTGCCCAAGACCAAGAATTTCCATGTTCCGGCATAGCTGGTTGTATGTACTGTTATTCATAACTATATACTTCTCCTATAACCTGTAAGTTTTCTTTTGCCCGCTCATTTATATTTTCTTCCTTAAATGCATGCGATTTTCTTGCTATAGCAGTATAGTGTTCTGTAAAATAATTTAGTTTCTTTTTACTAAGGGTATGGATAGTTATTAATTCCATGTTATAATAAACATGTATGTAACCATCATACACTTGTAAAGTAAGAGTTTTTCCAATGT
This region includes:
- a CDS encoding IS110 family transposase, with protein sequence MDCWTNKIGEITFANRPSAYDKFMTDVKKLYGDLQPIFGLEDTRGFGRNFASYLLGHKYTVKHVNPAYTDAMRNSSPISKKDDSYDAFFVAKILRDMLDTLPDESHDDLFWTIRQLVKRRDSLVQGIIIAKNQLNAQLTYVYPSYKEYFCDVDTKTAMYFWETYPHPKHLKGTQPEGLLQELRQVHRGMTEKKVQDILRLSEVNSPKEKDYQDERDLVIRSLVRELKFRKQENEDIVRKLERQVQLTGYKLHTMPGINLITAASIISEIGNIERFPNSDKLAQFSGVAPVNFSSAGKGKD
- the istB gene encoding IS21-like element helper ATPase IstB; amino-acid sequence: MNNSTYNQLCRNMEILGLGQMVIHLDEISNFVTSNNLSFTEGLLRLSNYEVDFKEAKASRSMIKAAAFPFVKELKDYDFNFQPSVNQQEIQELCTLGFLERNENIVFLGPSGVGKTHLATSIGIAAAKKRTSTYFIKCHDLLQQLKKAKLENRLDVRLRHFCHYRLLIIDELGYLPIDKEDSNMFFQLIDMRYERKSTILTTNMNFNEWDGVFYDAVVANAILDRVLHHAHVISISGKSYRLKDHMKQGE